Proteins encoded within one genomic window of Mesobacillus subterraneus:
- the modA gene encoding molybdate ABC transporter substrate-binding protein, protein MRKLHILLLTALLLFISGCAGNSESNKVELTVSAAASLREVIEEAGQLYMEQNPGVKIVYNFGGSGSLQQQISQGAPVDLFISAAQDKFDYLHSKKLIDQQHSVKLLKNELVLITQKENKEIDSAESLTSDKIERIALGTPESVPAGMYAKQALISLQLWNDLERKIIRTKDVRQVLSYVETGNVDAGFVYNTDALISNKIRIVPLNGKELHDPIIYPVGVVAGTEHPNESIDFFNFLRGQIALDIFKKYGFKAALE, encoded by the coding sequence TTGAGAAAATTACATATTTTACTTCTCACAGCCCTATTACTCTTCATTTCAGGCTGTGCAGGTAACAGTGAGTCAAACAAGGTTGAACTGACCGTCTCTGCTGCAGCAAGTCTCCGCGAAGTAATTGAGGAGGCCGGGCAACTATATATGGAACAAAATCCGGGAGTTAAAATTGTCTACAATTTTGGCGGGTCAGGTTCCCTGCAACAGCAAATTTCCCAGGGTGCGCCCGTAGACTTGTTTATTTCCGCAGCACAGGATAAATTCGATTATTTACATTCCAAAAAGCTAATAGATCAACAACACAGCGTAAAACTTCTCAAAAACGAACTTGTATTGATTACACAGAAAGAAAACAAAGAGATCGACTCAGCTGAATCACTGACTAGCGATAAAATTGAAAGAATCGCCCTGGGTACCCCTGAATCTGTGCCTGCGGGCATGTATGCGAAACAAGCATTGATTTCATTGCAGTTATGGAATGATCTCGAGCGTAAAATCATTCGCACTAAGGACGTCCGACAGGTTCTATCCTATGTTGAAACTGGCAATGTCGATGCTGGATTTGTCTATAATACAGATGCACTGATTTCCAATAAAATAAGGATTGTCCCATTGAATGGAAAAGAACTTCACGATCCTATTATTTATCCAGTTGGTGTAGTTGCAGGAACTGAGCACCCTAATGAGTCTATCGACTTTTTCAATTTCCTAAGAGGTCAAATAGCGCTGGACATTTTCAAAAAATACGGCTTTAAAGCAGCATTGGAATGA
- a CDS encoding D-alanyl-D-alanine carboxypeptidase family protein translates to MRRLLSLFMILFISMVASAEFVEAEVNEPVLASEAAVLMDTQSGAVLFGKNEEVKMYPASLTKIATAIYAIETAELDEQVVVSEEIDKIDGTRVYLNPGEQVSLKKLIQGMLINSGNDAALAIAIHLDGSLESYSENINKFIETSIGVEDTHFVNPHGLFDENHYTTAKDLGIIVNYAMKNPHFREIFGTKQLEWDGESWDTTILSHHRMLKGEIPYEGVTGGKTGFVDQSKQTLATTADNGKLQLTAILLKSEYKRKIYEDTAKLFDYGFAGFKSSQIMKGESFSSGNLKFKAGEDLYLTEPIEHGKRVVEKNGNLKIENKDGEIIQSLELKPLIGKKPEVKKETPQKPEQSSMLSVNTILGALVLLAALGVWLVNRNQKKSRRFRSR, encoded by the coding sequence ATGAGGAGATTATTGTCCCTGTTTATGATTTTATTTATAAGTATGGTTGCTTCTGCAGAATTTGTTGAAGCAGAGGTGAATGAACCTGTCTTAGCTTCTGAGGCCGCCGTTTTAATGGACACCCAATCAGGTGCCGTACTATTCGGGAAAAATGAAGAGGTAAAAATGTATCCTGCTAGCCTGACAAAGATTGCAACTGCCATTTACGCTATTGAAACAGCTGAATTGGATGAGCAGGTCGTTGTTAGCGAGGAAATTGACAAGATCGATGGTACCAGGGTTTATTTAAACCCTGGTGAACAGGTATCTTTGAAGAAGCTGATTCAGGGAATGTTGATTAATTCAGGAAATGATGCTGCTCTAGCAATTGCTATTCACCTGGACGGTTCTTTAGAAAGTTACTCTGAAAATATAAATAAGTTTATAGAGACCAGTATTGGTGTAGAGGATACACATTTTGTCAATCCGCATGGCTTGTTTGATGAAAATCATTATACAACCGCCAAAGATCTTGGCATTATAGTAAACTATGCAATGAAAAATCCACATTTCCGGGAGATTTTTGGCACTAAACAATTGGAGTGGGATGGGGAGTCTTGGGATACAACGATTCTTTCCCATCATCGTATGCTAAAAGGTGAAATTCCCTACGAAGGAGTAACGGGTGGAAAAACGGGCTTTGTGGACCAGTCGAAGCAAACGCTTGCCACTACGGCCGATAACGGGAAGTTGCAATTGACTGCGATCTTGCTGAAATCAGAATACAAACGAAAAATATACGAAGATACTGCCAAGCTTTTTGACTATGGCTTCGCGGGCTTTAAATCCTCTCAAATCATGAAAGGGGAATCCTTTTCAAGTGGAAACCTGAAGTTCAAAGCAGGTGAGGACCTCTATTTAACCGAACCAATAGAACATGGCAAGAGAGTGGTCGAAAAAAACGGAAATTTAAAGATTGAGAATAAGGATGGCGAGATTATCCAATCTCTTGAGCTTAAACCCTTGATTGGAAAAAAACCGGAAGTAAAGAAGGAGACCCCGCAAAAGCCGGAACAGAGTAGTATGCTTTCTGTCAATACCATATTAGGAGCTTTAGTGCTATTGGCTGCCCTTGGAGTGTGGCTTGTCAATCGAAATCAAAAAAAGAGCAGAAGATTCCGGAGCAGGTGA
- a CDS encoding YuzL family protein: MSNKRKKDPSTIGLNSSQVEGQGTTASETGSRSADSSKNKQKKD, from the coding sequence ATGAGCAATAAAAGAAAAAAGGATCCTTCGACAATTGGGTTGAATTCATCCCAGGTTGAAGGACAGGGTACAACTGCGAGTGAAACAGGTAGCAGATCCGCTGATTCCTCAAAAAATAAGCAGAAAAAGGATTAA
- a CDS encoding CidA/LrgA family protein, with the protein MRADKIIKFTLQITGLILINKAGFYIVELFELRIPGNVLGMILLFVLLWTRVVRLEWFEGAADFLVRHLSFFFVPISVGLMTLGGLIAENGIQLAVILFISAIIGMVFAGGTSHMLIKRKGGKETGNSADDL; encoded by the coding sequence TTGAGAGCTGATAAAATCATAAAATTCACATTGCAAATCACAGGGTTGATCCTAATAAACAAAGCCGGCTTTTATATAGTAGAACTGTTCGAGCTTCGTATTCCTGGTAATGTTTTGGGGATGATTTTACTTTTCGTTCTGCTATGGACGAGGGTGGTCCGGCTTGAATGGTTTGAAGGTGCAGCTGATTTTCTCGTCCGGCATTTATCGTTCTTTTTTGTACCGATCTCAGTTGGATTGATGACTCTCGGTGGACTTATCGCAGAAAATGGTATTCAACTTGCGGTTATTTTGTTTATTAGTGCAATAATAGGCATGGTGTTTGCAGGAGGCACTTCACATATGCTGATAAAGCGAAAGGGGGGGAAGGAAACTGGAAACTCTGCTGACGATCTTTAG
- a CDS encoding urease accessory protein UreH domain-containing protein gives MYQLFTEISNSLSGPFFTLVNQTEQIPLLASFLLGLVGALAPCQLTGNLGAITYYGNRSLQTKSQWIEIMFFIMGKILVFTLLGLAVWLVGQSFQQVLPGFFSWFRKLMGPLFILIGLSLIGLFAFTWINRFTSVLPQWTGSGKTGSFLMGVSFSIAFCPTMFSLFFFTLMPIVLSTSYGAVLPSVFAIGTSIPLIVFAAIISYIGLSGALMKKGRKLGSVVQKIAGYILVVVGVFDTITYWGL, from the coding sequence ATGTATCAACTGTTTACAGAGATCAGCAATTCTTTGAGTGGACCATTTTTCACCCTTGTGAACCAGACTGAACAGATCCCTTTATTAGCAAGCTTCCTATTGGGACTTGTCGGGGCTCTTGCTCCATGCCAGCTGACAGGAAATCTCGGTGCAATTACCTACTACGGCAACAGGAGTCTGCAAACGAAAAGTCAATGGATTGAGATTATGTTTTTCATAATGGGGAAAATATTGGTCTTTACATTGTTAGGCCTTGCCGTCTGGCTAGTTGGTCAGAGCTTCCAGCAGGTCTTGCCTGGTTTCTTCTCCTGGTTCCGCAAACTAATGGGCCCCCTATTCATCCTGATCGGTCTGTCACTTATTGGTCTCTTCGCTTTTACTTGGATCAATCGCTTCACTTCTGTTTTGCCACAGTGGACTGGCAGCGGAAAAACAGGATCTTTTTTAATGGGTGTAAGCTTCTCAATCGCCTTCTGTCCGACAATGTTTTCCTTATTCTTCTTTACCCTTATGCCGATTGTCCTGAGCACATCCTACGGTGCAGTCCTGCCATCTGTTTTTGCCATTGGTACATCCATCCCGCTGATTGTCTTTGCAGCAATCATTTCATACATCGGCTTGAGCGGAGCATTGATGAAAAAAGGGCGCAAGCTGGGGTCAGTGGTACAGAAAATTGCCGGGTACATTTTGGTTGTTGTTGGAGTTTTTGATACGATAACATACTGGGGGTTGTAA
- a CDS encoding DUF4352 domain-containing protein, whose amino-acid sequence MKKYLLLMMAVSILSGCSFAQADANLETKPFKTAVEKPIKKNTDVFVPNPQVADDRELNTPGDSLSDDKGEITLKALKEVNKTFNLDGIEYKVKEIKLLHFIPAYSLIDFFHPYTHDEEFDFVKIGVEVKNHSSESYHFGPVAMVNINDTIHKTWEDDFYLEELHGEILSGQKKQGNLGFIVDELENLEKVEILSGDLVDKDKKKIGEPINLVVTFK is encoded by the coding sequence ATGAAAAAATATCTGCTATTGATGATGGCAGTTTCAATTCTGTCAGGCTGTTCTTTTGCACAAGCTGATGCAAATTTGGAAACGAAGCCTTTTAAAACTGCTGTGGAGAAACCAATAAAGAAAAATACAGATGTGTTTGTACCTAATCCGCAAGTTGCGGATGACAGGGAACTGAATACACCAGGGGATTCATTGAGTGACGATAAGGGGGAAATAACTCTAAAGGCGCTTAAAGAAGTCAATAAAACATTCAATCTCGATGGCATTGAATATAAGGTTAAAGAGATTAAGTTGCTGCACTTCATACCTGCTTACAGTCTGATTGATTTCTTCCATCCATACACACATGATGAAGAATTTGATTTTGTTAAAATTGGCGTAGAAGTAAAGAATCATTCCAGTGAAAGCTATCATTTTGGGCCGGTGGCAATGGTGAATATCAATGATACGATTCACAAGACTTGGGAAGACGATTTTTACCTGGAAGAATTACATGGAGAGATTTTATCCGGACAAAAGAAGCAAGGGAATCTTGGGTTTATCGTGGATGAGCTTGAAAACCTCGAGAAAGTGGAGATTCTCTCAGGCGACCTGGTTGATAAGGACAAAAAGAAAATCGGGGAACCCATCAACCTCGTTGTAACCTTTAAATAA
- a CDS encoding alkaline phosphatase, whose translation MIKANFKKKILPIAVLSTVAFGSLAGTFDAEAKNKAKDHRSEIKNVIFLIGDGMGVAYTSAYRYLKDNPETTEAEKTEFDKYLVGSQMTYPEDPEQNVTDSASAATAMSAGIKTYNNAIAVDNDGKEVKTVLEAAKENGKATGLVATSEITHATPASFGAHDESRKNMNAIADDYYDELVKGEHKIDVMLGGGVSNFVRDDRNLAEEFQKDGYSYVTNKQDLLNNKNEKVLGLFAPGGMDKMIDRKEETPSLEDMTKAAIERLNKDKDGFFLMVEGSQVDWAGHDNDIVAAMSEMEDFEKAYKAAIEFAKKDKHTLVVATADHSTGGYSIGADGIYNWFGAPIKAAKRTPDFMAAEIAQGADVEKTLKKYIDFKSEGLPELTAEEIQSVKDVAPTKKIRDIDNAIEKIFDQRSHTGWTTGGHTGEDVPVYAFGPGKERFYGQIDNTDNAKNIFDILENGKRK comes from the coding sequence ATGATTAAAGCAAACTTTAAAAAGAAGATACTCCCGATCGCTGTTCTTTCAACTGTGGCGTTCGGCAGCTTAGCAGGTACTTTTGATGCGGAAGCAAAAAATAAAGCAAAAGATCACCGCTCAGAAATTAAGAATGTCATTTTCTTAATTGGTGATGGAATGGGAGTTGCTTATACTTCAGCTTACCGTTACTTGAAGGACAACCCTGAAACTACAGAAGCTGAGAAGACTGAATTTGACAAATATCTTGTTGGTAGCCAGATGACTTACCCGGAAGACCCGGAACAAAACGTAACTGACTCTGCATCAGCTGCTACAGCGATGTCAGCTGGAATTAAAACCTACAATAATGCAATTGCAGTGGATAACGACGGAAAAGAAGTAAAAACAGTTTTGGAAGCTGCCAAGGAAAACGGCAAAGCTACTGGACTTGTAGCTACTTCGGAAATAACACATGCCACGCCAGCTTCATTTGGGGCTCATGATGAAAGCCGCAAAAATATGAATGCGATTGCGGATGATTATTATGATGAATTGGTTAAAGGTGAGCATAAAATAGATGTCATGCTTGGCGGAGGAGTAAGTAACTTTGTTCGTGATGACAGGAACCTGGCAGAGGAATTCCAGAAAGATGGCTATAGCTATGTAACGAACAAGCAGGACTTGCTAAATAATAAAAACGAAAAGGTACTTGGACTTTTTGCACCAGGCGGTATGGACAAGATGATCGACCGCAAAGAAGAAACACCTTCTCTTGAAGATATGACGAAAGCAGCAATTGAGCGTTTGAACAAAGATAAGGATGGTTTCTTCTTGATGGTAGAAGGCAGCCAGGTCGACTGGGCTGGACATGACAACGATATTGTGGCTGCCATGAGCGAAATGGAAGATTTCGAAAAAGCATACAAAGCAGCAATCGAATTTGCTAAGAAAGACAAGCACACATTAGTTGTTGCGACTGCTGACCATTCAACTGGCGGTTATTCAATTGGTGCAGATGGAATTTATAACTGGTTCGGAGCACCGATCAAAGCTGCGAAACGCACTCCGGATTTCATGGCTGCTGAAATTGCACAAGGTGCTGATGTAGAAAAAACATTAAAGAAGTATATTGACTTTAAATCTGAAGGGCTGCCTGAGTTGACTGCTGAAGAAATTCAGTCCGTAAAAGACGTTGCTCCAACAAAGAAAATCAGAGATATTGACAATGCTATCGAAAAGATCTTTGACCAGCGTTCTCACACTGGTTGGACAACTGGCGGCCACACGGGTGAAGACGTACCTGTATATGCATTCGGTCCTGGTAAAGAGCGTTTCTACGGACAGATTGACAATACTGACAATGCGAAAAACATTTTTGATATCCTTGAGAACGGTAAAAGAAAATAA
- a CDS encoding SCO family protein, producing the protein MKKIYLISSLIILIGISSGISFFLIRDANAQIPEDITLVTMDEENYTFGEETETIKLVEFIYTHCPDICPTTTQKMNLLRKDLIQEGVYGKEVQFITITIDPYRDTPKVLRKYMDNFGLENDGNWIFLTGDQADTLEEQKKIKQVADTFQFQYRDPGNGFYVHSTFTYLIDENNKFIKKFPMGEDFNKDEVFKEIMDEI; encoded by the coding sequence ATGAAAAAAATCTATCTTATCAGTTCACTTATTATATTAATAGGAATTTCATCGGGAATCTCATTTTTTCTAATCAGGGATGCGAATGCCCAAATCCCAGAGGACATCACGCTTGTCACCATGGATGAAGAAAATTATACTTTCGGAGAAGAAACAGAGACTATCAAGCTTGTCGAATTCATTTATACTCATTGTCCTGATATCTGCCCAACGACAACACAAAAAATGAACCTACTTCGAAAAGACTTGATCCAAGAAGGTGTCTACGGTAAGGAAGTACAATTTATAACTATTACAATTGATCCGTACCGGGATACGCCTAAAGTTTTAAGGAAGTATATGGACAATTTCGGACTCGAAAATGATGGGAATTGGATTTTCTTGACCGGTGACCAAGCTGACACTTTGGAAGAACAAAAGAAAATCAAACAGGTTGCCGATACGTTTCAATTTCAGTATCGCGATCCAGGAAATGGATTTTACGTCCATAGTACATTTACTTACCTGATTGATGAGAATAATAAGTTCATAAAAAAATTCCCGATGGGGGAAGATTTTAATAAAGATGAAGTGTTCAAAGAAATCATGGACGAAATTTAA
- the modB gene encoding molybdate ABC transporter permease subunit yields the protein MSNEFWSPVKLSLEIASVSVVFVFLFGIFTARFMARRHFIGKTAVETLLTLPLVLPPTVVGFLLIVVFGINSPIGRMIEQVFGSPLIFSWWAAVVAASVVAFPLMYQSAKTGFLSIDPGAEEAARVDGANEWKVFLYVTLPLSVKTLITGLILSFARALGEFGATLMFAGNLPGKTQTAPTAIYVALESGNMQSAWLWVIAMVGISFLMLLSTSLLKQ from the coding sequence ATGAGCAATGAATTCTGGAGTCCTGTTAAACTTTCCCTTGAGATTGCTTCCGTCTCGGTCGTATTCGTGTTTTTATTCGGGATATTTACCGCAAGGTTCATGGCGAGGAGGCACTTCATTGGTAAAACAGCAGTAGAGACACTTTTGACATTGCCTTTAGTACTCCCTCCAACTGTAGTGGGATTTCTATTGATTGTCGTATTTGGCATAAATAGTCCAATCGGGAGAATGATTGAACAGGTGTTTGGCAGTCCTCTTATCTTTAGCTGGTGGGCAGCTGTTGTTGCCGCATCTGTCGTTGCTTTTCCATTGATGTATCAATCAGCCAAGACAGGTTTCCTGTCAATCGACCCTGGAGCAGAGGAAGCGGCGAGAGTAGATGGAGCAAATGAGTGGAAAGTTTTTTTATACGTCACTCTACCTCTATCAGTAAAAACATTAATCACTGGTCTTATTTTAAGCTTTGCCAGGGCCCTCGGTGAATTCGGTGCAACCCTCATGTTTGCCGGCAACTTGCCAGGGAAGACTCAGACCGCCCCTACAGCAATCTATGTGGCACTTGAGTCTGGAAATATGCAGTCAGCCTGGCTTTGGGTAATTGCCATGGTGGGAATATCGTTTCTAATGCTCCTTTCGACTTCATTATTAAAACAGTAA
- a CDS encoding DHH family phosphoesterase gives MYRLFTHNDLDGVACGILFRLAFGEKADIRYNSVSGLNFQVEKYFERMNERMKKEDHLYITDLSVNQEVTEKINQYVKDGGKAKLIDHHKTALNFNEYSWGMVKVEDDSGSLTSAASLVYDYLVQGNHLVKSGSLDEFVELVRQYDTWDWDILKNFKAKNLNDLFFMVSIEEFEERMLPRLKSGESFNYDDFEKKLLEMEEDKIERYIRRKKREIIQIEHEGLYGGVVHAESYHSELGNELGKEYPHLDYISILNLGGKKISFRTIHDDVDVSGVAGEFGGGGHAKASGCSMNKEAYNRYIEQVFPLEPIKPDAFKNTYNLKDSKNGCLYENRDRELYLIYTDGTRYFVQQESKERHGPFDSFESAERFVKREYGAALARDDVYISYLENIVFNGRN, from the coding sequence ATGTACCGTTTATTTACTCATAATGATTTGGATGGGGTGGCCTGCGGTATTCTATTCAGGCTCGCATTCGGTGAAAAAGCTGATATCCGATATAATTCTGTCTCTGGGCTTAATTTTCAGGTGGAGAAATATTTCGAGAGAATGAACGAACGAATGAAAAAGGAAGACCACCTTTATATAACAGATTTATCTGTCAACCAAGAAGTCACAGAAAAAATCAATCAGTATGTCAAAGATGGTGGAAAGGCAAAACTGATTGATCACCATAAAACAGCATTGAATTTCAATGAATATAGCTGGGGTATGGTAAAAGTAGAGGATGACTCCGGGAGCCTGACAAGTGCGGCATCACTCGTATATGACTATTTAGTACAGGGAAATCATTTGGTTAAAAGTGGTTCACTCGATGAGTTTGTTGAGCTTGTCAGGCAATATGATACCTGGGACTGGGACATCCTCAAGAATTTTAAAGCTAAGAATTTGAATGACTTGTTTTTTATGGTTTCAATAGAAGAATTCGAAGAACGTATGTTACCGCGTCTTAAATCCGGGGAAAGCTTTAATTATGATGATTTTGAAAAAAAGCTCCTTGAAATGGAAGAAGATAAGATTGAACGATACATCAGGAGGAAAAAACGCGAAATCATCCAAATTGAACATGAAGGTTTATATGGAGGCGTCGTTCATGCTGAATCCTATCATTCGGAATTAGGGAACGAGCTGGGCAAGGAATATCCACATCTGGATTATATATCGATTTTAAACTTGGGAGGAAAGAAAATAAGCTTCAGGACGATTCACGATGACGTAGATGTCTCTGGTGTCGCTGGCGAATTTGGAGGGGGCGGACACGCCAAAGCTTCTGGATGCTCTATGAATAAGGAAGCATACAACCGATATATTGAACAAGTATTCCCATTGGAACCAATCAAGCCGGATGCTTTTAAAAATACCTATAATCTAAAGGATTCGAAAAATGGATGCCTGTATGAGAATCGTGATCGGGAATTGTATCTGATATATACAGATGGAACCCGGTATTTTGTTCAGCAGGAAAGTAAAGAGCGGCACGGACCCTTTGACAGTTTTGAATCAGCTGAACGCTTTGTGAAAAGGGAGTATGGAGCAGCTCTTGCAAGAGATGATGTATATATTTCCTATCTTGAAAATATCGTTTTTAACGGAAGGAATTAA
- a CDS encoding cupredoxin domain-containing protein, producing the protein MHFFVFKRKTLYFIGLIVFIAIIGSLWLSLKPDATPAIGGQNEQIREIHMVTGEFKSTTDDGKEIEAYRWDPGTIFLEKGEKVRLKILGVNGKEHPFIIEGTDIKGVVKKGEETVVPLQFDKEGTYRLICLTHPSAEHNGPMIAYIVVD; encoded by the coding sequence ATGCATTTCTTTGTATTTAAACGGAAAACATTATACTTCATCGGCTTAATCGTTTTTATTGCCATCATTGGTTCTCTTTGGTTGAGCCTAAAGCCTGATGCCACTCCGGCAATAGGTGGACAAAATGAGCAAATCCGGGAAATCCACATGGTAACAGGCGAGTTCAAATCTACGACGGATGATGGCAAGGAAATAGAAGCATACCGGTGGGATCCAGGAACAATCTTTTTAGAAAAAGGCGAAAAGGTTCGTTTGAAGATCCTCGGAGTCAACGGAAAAGAACACCCCTTCATCATTGAAGGAACGGATATTAAAGGCGTTGTGAAAAAAGGCGAAGAAACAGTCGTCCCCTTACAGTTTGATAAAGAAGGAACATACAGGCTGATTTGTCTGACACATCCTTCTGCTGAGCATAACGGACCTATGATCGCCTATATTGTCGTAGATTAA
- a CDS encoding LrgB family protein, producing the protein MLAYFIARKAAGKYPSPLTSPVFLSTVIVIAVLLLLNIPYKKYEPASEIMTYFLGPATVALAVPLYRQRKVISAYAVPALTGLVAGIVSTIISAVFIAYLLNLSDLILVSLTIKSITIPVASEVARIIGADSILVAAFVMITGMLGAMTGPSLMNIMKIRDPFSRGLAIGTIAHGIGTAEAAREGELQGAVSGAAMGMAAIITSLFLPLILPVFL; encoded by the coding sequence TTGCTTGCATACTTTATCGCCAGGAAGGCTGCGGGTAAATATCCATCTCCGCTTACATCTCCTGTATTTTTAAGTACGGTGATTGTAATTGCCGTATTGTTGTTGCTGAATATACCTTATAAGAAATATGAACCGGCAAGTGAGATTATGACCTATTTTCTGGGACCGGCTACTGTGGCATTAGCTGTACCATTGTATCGCCAAAGAAAGGTCATTTCAGCTTACGCAGTTCCAGCTTTGACTGGTCTTGTAGCAGGGATAGTCTCTACCATTATCTCAGCTGTGTTCATAGCCTATTTGCTTAACTTATCAGATTTGATCTTAGTTTCTTTGACGATCAAGTCTATCACAATTCCTGTAGCTTCTGAGGTTGCCAGAATTATTGGGGCAGACTCGATTCTAGTTGCTGCTTTCGTCATGATCACTGGCATGCTCGGTGCGATGACGGGCCCATCCCTTATGAACATCATGAAAATCCGTGACCCTTTTTCGAGAGGTTTGGCAATTGGTACCATCGCTCATGGGATTGGTACAGCAGAAGCAGCCAGGGAAGGAGAACTACAGGGCGCAGTTTCGGGAGCGGCAATGGGAATGGCTGCTATAATAACTTCGTTGTTTCTGCCCCTAATTCTCCCTGTATTTTTATAA
- a CDS encoding ABC-F family ATP-binding cassette domain-containing protein, whose product MITVQNVGLRYGDRKLFEDVNIKFTPGNCYGLIGANGAGKSTFLKILSGEIEAQTGNVSMTPGERMAVLKQNHFEYEDVEVLKVVIMVHARLYEVMQEKDAIYMKADFTDEDGMKAAELEGEFAELNGWEAESEAAILLKGLGIGEELHDKKMADIGGGEKVKVLLAQALFGKPEVLLLDEPTNHLDIAAIQWLEEFLINFENTVIVVSHDRHFLNKVCTHIADLDFGKIQLYVGNYDFWYESSQLALRMQSDTNRKKEEKIKELQAFIARFSANASKSKQATSRKKLLDKISLDDIKPSSRKYPYVGFTPDREIGNDLLRVDGITKTIDGVKVLDNISFIMNKDDKIALVGKNEIAITTLFKILSGEMEPDSGTFRWGVTTSQAYFPKDNSEFFEGCDLTLVDWLRQFSPKDDSESFLRGFLGRMLFSGEEVLKKASVLSGGEKVRCMLSKMMLSGANVLMLDEPTNHLDLESITALNNGMINFKGSMIFSSHDHQFVQTVANRIMEITPAGLIDKQMTYDEYLENEELQKQITEMYA is encoded by the coding sequence ATGATTACAGTTCAAAATGTCGGCTTGAGATATGGTGACCGCAAGCTTTTTGAAGATGTTAATATTAAATTCACTCCGGGAAATTGCTATGGCTTGATCGGAGCAAATGGTGCAGGTAAATCCACTTTCCTAAAGATTTTATCAGGTGAAATTGAAGCTCAAACCGGAAATGTTTCAATGACGCCTGGCGAGCGTATGGCTGTATTGAAGCAGAACCACTTTGAATATGAAGATGTCGAAGTGTTGAAAGTCGTCATAATGGTCCATGCCCGTTTATATGAAGTCATGCAGGAAAAAGATGCAATTTACATGAAAGCAGATTTTACCGATGAAGACGGCATGAAAGCTGCTGAGCTTGAAGGTGAATTCGCTGAGCTTAATGGCTGGGAAGCAGAATCCGAAGCAGCGATTCTTCTTAAAGGTCTTGGTATTGGCGAAGAGCTTCATGATAAGAAAATGGCAGATATTGGTGGTGGAGAGAAAGTAAAAGTGCTTCTTGCCCAGGCTTTATTTGGTAAGCCTGAAGTGCTCCTGCTTGACGAACCTACCAACCACCTTGATATCGCTGCGATTCAATGGTTAGAGGAATTCTTGATCAATTTCGAGAACACGGTTATTGTGGTATCCCACGACCGACACTTCCTGAATAAAGTTTGTACTCACATTGCCGACCTGGACTTTGGCAAAATTCAGCTTTATGTCGGCAACTATGATTTCTGGTATGAATCCAGCCAGCTGGCATTAAGAATGCAGTCGGATACGAACCGTAAAAAAGAAGAGAAAATTAAGGAATTGCAAGCGTTCATCGCGCGTTTCAGTGCAAACGCATCGAAATCCAAGCAAGCTACTTCACGTAAAAAATTGCTTGATAAGATCTCACTAGATGATATCAAACCATCATCCCGGAAATATCCATACGTTGGATTTACTCCTGACCGTGAAATCGGTAATGACTTATTAAGAGTTGATGGAATTACCAAGACAATTGACGGCGTAAAGGTTTTGGATAATATCAGTTTCATTATGAATAAAGATGACAAAATTGCGCTTGTTGGAAAAAACGAAATAGCAATTACGACATTGTTTAAAATCCTTAGCGGTGAAATGGAGCCAGATAGCGGAACTTTCAGATGGGGTGTAACAACATCCCAGGCATATTTCCCTAAAGACAACTCTGAGTTCTTTGAAGGCTGTGACCTTACCCTGGTAGACTGGCTCCGCCAGTTCTCACCAAAGGATGACAGTGAAAGCTTCCTTCGCGGATTCCTTGGACGTATGCTATTCTCCGGTGAAGAAGTATTAAAAAAAGCAAGCGTACTTTCCGGAGGCGAAAAAGTTCGCTGTATGCTTTCGAAGATGATGCTATCCGGAGCAAACGTCCTTATGTTGGATGAACCAACAAACCACTTGGACCTTGAATCGATCACAGCATTGAATAATGGTATGATTAACTTTAAAGGATCCATGATTTTCTCGTCCCATGACCACCAATTCGTCCAGACTGTGGCGAACAGGATCATGGAAATCACTCCGGCAGGGTTGATTGATAAGCAAATGACTTATGACGAATACCTTGAAAATGAAGAACTGCAAAAGCAAATTACAGAAATGTACGCATAA